From Anopheles funestus chromosome 3RL, idAnoFuneDA-416_04, whole genome shotgun sequence, a single genomic window includes:
- the LOC125771476 gene encoding fumarylacetoacetase: MSFVTVPQGSDFPIENLPYGVFSTAANPNARVGVAIGEKILDLSSIVNFYPEHVRNALQATVLNDLMSLGCDAWAEVRRITKELLLEGSPLHKDVELQARALVAQSDAKMHLPANIGDYTDFYSSIHHATNVGVMFRGKENALMPNWKHLPVGYHGRASSVVVSGTPIRRPYGQTLPVDGADPAFGPCRLFDFELEMAFFVGGPPTGLGERVSVRDAAKRVFGFVLMNDWSARDIQKWEYVPLGPFTAKNLGTSISPWIVPVAALEPFLVDNFPQDPTPFPYLQHEQKFNFDIKLEVDIKPKATGVATTVCRSNYRNLYWTALQQIAHHTVTGCNLKPGDLMASGTISGDASDSFGSMLELSWKGTKSVPLSGGESRKFLQDNDEVVIRGFCSADGLRIGFGSCDGVVLPATPFE; encoded by the exons ATGTCGTTTGTCACGGTGCCACAGGGAAGTGACTTCCCGATTGAAAACCTTCCGTATGGTGTGTTTAGTACCGCTGCTAAT CCTAACGCGCGTGTTGGTGTAGCGATCGGTGAGAAGATCCTCGATCTTTCGTCGATTGTGAACTTTTATCCGGAACATGTGCGA AACGCATTGCAAGCGACCGTGCTGAATGATTTAATGTCTTTGGGCTGTGATGCGTGGGCAGAAGTAAGACGCATTACTAAGGAGTTACTGCTCGAAGGTTCTCCGCTGCACAAAGACGTGGAACTCCAGGCACGTGCGCTGGTGGCACAGTCCGATGCAAAAATGCACCTGCCGGCAAACATTGGAGACTATACGGACTTTTACTCGTCGATCCATCATGCAACGAACGTTGGTGTTATGTTCCGCGGAAAGGAGAACGCTCTCATGCCCAACTGGAAGCACCTGCCGGTGGGATATCATGGGCGGGCCAGTTCGGTGGTTGTGTCCGGTACACCGATACGACGCCCGTACGGTCAAACACTTCCCGTTGATGGTGCGGATCCAGCATTTGGTCCGTGCCGTTTGTTTGACTTCGAGCTGGAAATGGCGTTTTTCGTTGGAGGACCACCAACCGGGCTGGGAGAACGGGTTTCGGTACGTGACGCAGCTAAACGTGTGTTTGGATTCGTGCTGATGAACGACTGGAGTGCCCGGGACATTCAGAAATGGGAGTATGTACCATTGGGACCGTTCACGGCAAAGAACCTTGGCACCAGTATCTCTCCGTGGATTGTCCCGGTTGCTGCACTGGAACCATTCCTGGTAGATAACTTCCCGCAGGATCCAACCCCCTTCCCTTATCTACAGCACGAGCAGAAGTTTAACTTCGACATCAAACTGGAAGTCGACATTAAGC CGAAAGCAACCGGCGTAGCAACGACGGTTTGTCGTTCGAACTATCGAAACCTGTACTGGACGGCGCTGCAGCAGATCGCACATCACACTGTCACCGGGTGTAATCTGAAGCCCGGTGATCTGATGGCATCCGGTACGATCAGTGGCGATGCGTCCGATTCGTTCGGTTCAATGCTGGAACTTAGCTGGAAGGGCACAAAATCGGTTCCGCTGAGTGGTGGAGAATCGCGCAAATTTCTACAGGACAACGACGAGGTGGTCATTCGCGGCTTCTGCAGTGCGGACGGGCTGAGGATTGGATTCGGATCCTGTGACGGTGTGGTGCTTCCGGCAACACCATTCGAGTGA